Proteins encoded within one genomic window of Platichthys flesus chromosome 17, fPlaFle2.1, whole genome shotgun sequence:
- the ncdn gene encoding neurochondrin: protein MAEGADVVSCEPPGEEEQGAGGEDGGDGGGSERDGGAALTDAQRDVLERCLHTLRHAQNDSHTLAALLLITRLCPASQLDKPTLRRIFEAVGLNLPARLLVTAVKGRESSGLPPHELLSLGTALLAALSTDPDMASHPQLLTTIPLLLGLLANGPVSNQQEEKPAGEKGKNADSKVQAEESSGPESNPAKVEKSAGERKASKQNGDDGSKSNGVKTETPPCPRLDKALAADCYQVLTAVCALPRGLDQLLGRGAIPALCQAVEQNQTFSREQGLPLLGCLLSGRTKDKAWSKHPAELHTLLEKLSKDFCQSTEQTRLDRCSQLVQFLPPVGVATASDELKGVVSRVWGTLRPMMQSKLTPRQIRPILVLSACLLDLYGWEQVGPPKTCCLLVNRACVEVRMGLEEPPGNELSPELQHTLTGCYRIMEAAIEQACSPALTQGATPPPSSVSSLSLQQSQQILTVLQEAFSAVIYHLQQVDPSQYGDPFIFATFRSLCSWLAEETSCLKEEVTGLLPFLIGYVQSHMRGESPEEGLSDWMAEMSFSEERGPWTGREPLRYLLPALCHLSAEEGPRKVLLTLDTPALLVDFLTHSWNALKGKGGVASSRDPSMETACSALLNFTVTEPERVRKDACFRTLEALLSEALPVLVHKPRLLVLAANMCTLGLMIGRLRSAPTGSVEASQRRFFSSALRFLRGALDTGSSTKLVQVSVSWEENWDEAAELWRLGLQALGGCVRAQPWITTLVREEGWLKHTLAMLGQCSALADKHTQGALEEALCAVAERCPLCKQEIGDVMRNETGALSCMRNLKKTMLVK, encoded by the exons ATGGCGGAAGGTGCCGACGTCGTGAGCTGCGAACCTCCCggggaagaggagcagggagccgggggagaagatggaggagatggaggaggctcGGAGAGGGATGGTGGAGCCGCTTTGACTGATGCTCAGAGAGACGTGTTGGAAAGATGTCTTCATACTCTCAGACACGCACAAAACGACAGCCACACGTTGGCTGCTCTTCTGCTG ATCACTCGTCTGTGTCCGGCGAGCCAACTGGACAAACCCACCTTGAGACGTATCTTCGAGGCCGTGGGACTCAACCTTCCCGCTCGGCTCTTGGTGACAGCAGTCAAAGGGCGTGAGAGCTCTGGTCTTCCCCCACATGAACTCCTTTCATTGGGCACAGCTCTGTTGGCCGCCTTGAGCACAGACCCAGACATGGCCTCCCATCCCCAGCTCCTCACCACCATCCCGCTCCTGCTGGGCCTTTTAGCAAATGGTCCTGTATCCaaccagcaggaggagaaaccagCTGGAGAGAAGGGGAAGAATGCAGATAGTAAAGTACAAGCAGAAGAGAGTTCAGGTCCAGAGAGTAATCCTGCCAAAGTGGAAAAATCAGCAGGGGAGAGAAAAGCCAGTAAACAAAATGGTGATGACGGCAGCAAATCAAATGGAGTGAAAACAGAGACACCCCCATGTCCTCGTCTCGATAAGGCCTTGGCTGCCGACTGCTACCAGGTTTTGACGGCAGTGTGTGCTCTACCCAGGGGTCTTGACCAGCTGCTGGGCAGAGGAGCCATTCCTGCTCTGTGTCAGGCAGTGGAACAAAACCAGACTTTCAGCCGTGAGCAGGGGCTCCCCTTGCTCGGTTGCCTTCTCTCTGGCAGAACCAAGGACAAAGCGTGGAGTAAACACCCCGCGGAGCTCCACACCCTGCTGGAGAAGCTTTCCAAAGATTTCTGTCAGTCCACAGAGCAGACCCGACTGGACAGGTGCTCCCAGCTGGTGCAGTTCCTGCCCCCAGTGGGAGTGGCCACAGCCAGTGATGAGCTGAAGGGAGTCGTGAGCCGTGTGTGGGGGACTTTGAGACCCATGATGCAGTCGAAGTTGACACCGAGGCAGATCAGGCCCATCCTGGTCCTCAGTGCTTGTCTGCTGGATTTGTATGGGTGGGAGCAGGTGGGACCCCCGAAGACCTGCTGCTTACTGGTGAACCGGGCCTGCGTGGAGGTCAGGATGGGACTGGAGGAGCCGCCCGGCAACGAGCTGAGCCCAGagctgcagcacacactcacag GCTGTTACAGAATCATGGAGGCTGCCATAGAGCAGGCCTGCAGTCCGGCCCTGACTCAGGGCGCTACACCTCCTCCGAGCTCCGTGTCCTCGCTCAGTCTGCAGCAGAGCCAGCAGATCCTCACTGTCCTGCAGGAGGCCTTCTCCGCTGTGATATACCACCTGCAACAG GTGGATCCGAGTCAATACGGCGACCCATTCATTTTCGCCACATTCCGCTCTCTGTGCTCATGGCTGGCCGAGGAGACGTCCTGTCTGAAGGAGGAAGTGACCGGACTGCTGCCTTTCCTGATCGGCTACGTCCAAAGCCACATGCGAGGTGAGAGCCCCGAGGAGGGCCTCTCTGACTGGATGGCCGAGATGTCTTTCTCCGAGGAGAGGGGGCCCTGGACGGGCAGAGAACCTCTGAG GTATCTCCTCCCAGCTCTGTGCCACCTGTCGGCAGAGGAAGGTCCCAGGAAGGTGCTGCTCACGCTCGACACCCCGGCCCTGCTGGTGGACTTTCTGACCCACAGCTGGAACGCCCTCAAGGGGAAAGGTGGGGTGGCGTCCAGCAGGGATCCCAGCATGGAGACGGCCTGTTCAGCTCTTCTCAACTTCACTGTCACAGAACCAGAGAGAGTCAG GAAGGATGCATGTTTCAGAACTCTGGAGGCTTTGCTGAGTGAAGCACTTCCTGTGTTGGtgcataaaccccgcctcctcgtCCTTGCAGCGAATATGTGCACTTTGGGGCTAATGATTGGTCGACTCAGATCAGCTCCTACAG GATCAGTGGAAGCCAGCCAGAGGCGTTTTTTCTCCTCAGCACTCCGGTTCCTCCGCGGCGCCCTGGACACTGGATCTAGCACCAAGCTGGTTCAGGTGAGCGTCAGCTGGGAGGAGAACTGGGACGAGGCCGCCGAGCTCTGGAGGCTGGGCTTGCAGGCCCTGGGAGGCTGCGTCCGTGCTCAGCCCTGGATCACCACGCTGGTCAGAGAGGAAGGTTGGCTCAAGCACACGCTCGCCATGCTGGGCCAGTGTAGCGCACTAGctgacaagcacacacaggGGGCGCTAGAGGAAGCTCTGTGCGCCGTGGCAGAGCGGTGTCCCCTCTGTAAACAGGAGATCGGAGATGTGATGAGGAATGAAACAGGAGCTTTGAGCTGCATGCGGAACCTGAAGAAGACGATGCTGGTGAAGTGA